In Fuerstiella sp., the following are encoded in one genomic region:
- a CDS encoding right-handed parallel beta-helix repeat-containing protein — translation MKTTRTFASVCLTASCIAFALAANVSVGDQPGVFRMTVAPDDGTTGDSRPELLTSPNGDLADSNGGEPAGQIKLMNGSGFTGQLNGSAPGEVTLNGGNGPVFMDAGQFIAQSNGVTGQIVGSQAFHPHQLFGPQLTFEQNIDDSLGMPNSFTRFNAFIPNHLVDNTTILAATVSASLTDEGDDLYNYGAILRHFDQSRNAIWGMNFFGDYDSTGQLGDYYTRAGFGLEYLSRYFDFIVNGYVNTGSDGVLSSRTPISGLSLLGNNVVRSFSETRENVYQGVDWKIGTPIPWLGKRGAKTFLGSYYLTSEFGTKEALGLSAQFQVQFTESVEANVFYTNDEVFGSNSWVNIAYILPNARQRRVLRPLKVQERLTDPVRRTNPIHTKVERSIVTAAEINPDTGLPWFLNFVDPNATTDGQGTVESPFRTLEMAAAANGATVDGIRITPRVDETGTNLTVDGGLDLFPNQAIFSSHKDFVLFVDAGTPFVIPAASTSAAGPLISNPTITAGGSVLRIADGVRVNGLQINAADEMGTDFGLGIDAPAPFDNILLSSNTFTNYTIGANLPGASGALLFDENTFSGLAGVSTDGLMVTTTVGSTSDLRVRENTATNNSSAGLYVRAGAGSTINADNPLGFGLLPPDPAAPPGPGGLPVPVFGPGAVEATGIVDNQVSAGGDGIVVIADAGATIDVVVEGNTSTDNTFNGFIGRADGGTIELVSMRENTFSSNLETGALLNFLNGGTITSLTEDVNGDGILNPSEDTNGNGILDPAEDINGNGILDPGEDTNGNGVLDPAEDLDGDGFIAAAEDINGNGLLDQGIVMNTMNDNGVVGLCLFGEDASTGDFDIGGPFAGLGNTFSGNAGAGIGVDLQDSSTAGIDALFNTITGGGSGPASLTIVLDFIDPGQGSVVDALGRTVNPFDVTAYGFAAADFDTVTNAILNTVQNHYSSIPTVGTDNRSPIPDGFGLDIDFVIGDAGVAPSNGATEYYAVTIGDSAQDLGGLAGQAADIGNIRNAAGQGPGQGLGGVAQGIGQSAAAVYTNAINSFSPLLTPPDAFNDPTAVILDGELSGYAVNALTSGDLTFTRRAIGLVTSHELGHTLSLRHILASSAVTPTGAAPLMATPAFDLPVQSLLEVSEFAFSGTNPGEIPGEAPFTQNTIEQLANAVGLRAAGGPQANGITIVANDSARLRPSTFIENTISGASNRGLNIEMNDTAVAEDVTIQGNDIIGNGIGVRLAANGPGAIINADNTVGGTGMNLLGGSMFAQGNTITNGTGDGFQAAVADGGTVVGNLLNNNISTNGGNGASFLIERGGTIDFGTTADRIIAGNTIDQNAGHGIFANSNVDETVPNTGQAMDLVIQGNSITGNQTGGIFAELSGFNNIPPGPPAAGFEENNVLNLTIGQTTAPFGTPVTDESNTITGNGGVGVGLVVGGTGLANVSVVQNIITGTTTGSDPLFTGDGIKFIRRDSSLLLADILNNTVTGNADDGMDVDTQGTNRTNVNQPQSGTINSVTWDNNIFDNNGNNGVAFRTRGDSQLNANGSSNFVRNNAAQGIDIETSENSSFGDPSVALGQVVFDGITATNNGGDGLRATATEDSDILFEVTSTLVPTSSGAHAALNTNGDSNYSNNGANGIHVDASGSSTVDVVITADTGNTFIQDNGTNGVLISASGSATGDVNVMNSVITGSVAGASESSDVNGNDDIDVTDGDGIAYNATDASSVDLVVGGAPGEGNRIQNNGDDGIAISLEGIAAPEITISYNQIGGEDAGVQAGNQGDGISMNIRGGYNENGELTFTPPPGEPVTTGGLNFADLDDTGGAGVGEIPGNFTGGPNPVINVADNMITRNIRNGVNIRLNGFNGRTNLRPDPIVGNEDRINQIALTDNIISSNGEHGVIIRTDTDMNQNRFVYLEPIVVPPVPPATDPTLEDNTDLSPANVLANILANPFSAVDADELFSGSYLNLQTVQNTLLTVTDNTIQNNGTNTVLGTGLHILVGTGSYLGADVRDNTFGGNLDADLFTNSFRSTEEEPFASIDNEGGGTFPDAIEYDVVFLDDGALLDMRFTDNVGDQVNLNTVGALYASDAEKGGPRSAELFKIDGYNIADPTTGDLATNTFVELGVNQDIPALFGVFQILNDQTEPLWPEDPFGDAD, via the coding sequence ATGAAAACGACACGAACATTCGCGTCTGTCTGTCTGACTGCAAGCTGTATTGCCTTCGCTTTGGCGGCGAACGTCTCCGTTGGAGATCAGCCTGGTGTCTTTCGAATGACAGTCGCTCCCGATGATGGCACCACGGGCGACAGCCGACCGGAATTACTAACGTCGCCGAATGGTGATTTAGCTGATTCCAACGGCGGAGAACCGGCCGGACAGATCAAGCTCATGAACGGTAGTGGCTTCACCGGTCAGCTCAACGGCAGTGCGCCGGGAGAGGTCACACTAAATGGCGGCAATGGTCCTGTCTTCATGGATGCGGGACAGTTCATCGCCCAAAGCAACGGGGTTACCGGGCAAATCGTCGGCAGCCAGGCATTTCATCCACATCAGTTGTTCGGACCTCAACTTACGTTTGAACAAAACATCGATGACAGTCTGGGGATGCCGAATTCGTTCACGAGATTCAATGCGTTCATTCCCAATCATCTCGTGGACAATACCACGATTCTGGCAGCAACCGTTTCGGCCTCGCTGACCGATGAAGGAGACGATCTTTACAACTACGGAGCCATCCTGCGTCACTTCGATCAATCCCGGAACGCCATCTGGGGTATGAATTTCTTTGGGGACTACGACAGCACCGGGCAACTGGGCGACTACTACACGCGTGCTGGTTTTGGCCTGGAATATCTTAGCCGGTATTTCGACTTCATCGTCAATGGTTATGTGAATACGGGTTCAGACGGTGTGTTGAGTTCCAGGACACCGATATCGGGGCTGTCACTGTTAGGCAACAACGTGGTTCGCTCATTCAGTGAAACACGTGAGAATGTTTACCAGGGAGTGGACTGGAAAATCGGAACACCTATTCCGTGGCTTGGAAAACGTGGTGCCAAGACCTTCCTGGGGTCCTACTATCTGACCAGCGAATTTGGGACGAAGGAAGCTCTGGGGCTCTCAGCTCAGTTTCAGGTTCAGTTTACAGAATCTGTGGAAGCGAATGTGTTCTACACCAACGACGAAGTCTTCGGATCCAACAGTTGGGTCAATATTGCATACATACTGCCCAACGCACGTCAGCGGCGCGTTTTGCGGCCTTTGAAAGTTCAGGAACGTTTGACAGATCCGGTTCGCCGAACGAACCCGATCCATACGAAAGTAGAAAGATCAATCGTCACGGCGGCAGAAATCAATCCGGATACGGGCTTGCCATGGTTCCTCAACTTTGTTGATCCGAATGCGACGACTGATGGCCAGGGAACAGTAGAATCACCGTTCAGGACACTGGAAATGGCGGCTGCCGCTAACGGTGCAACAGTCGATGGAATCCGCATCACGCCACGTGTGGACGAAACCGGAACCAACCTGACAGTAGACGGGGGACTGGATCTGTTTCCGAATCAGGCGATCTTTTCTTCCCACAAGGATTTTGTACTGTTTGTTGATGCAGGAACACCGTTCGTAATTCCTGCGGCAAGTACAAGTGCCGCGGGACCACTGATTTCCAATCCAACAATAACGGCTGGTGGTTCTGTTCTTCGAATAGCCGACGGGGTACGTGTGAATGGGCTGCAGATCAATGCCGCAGATGAAATGGGGACAGACTTTGGTCTGGGGATCGATGCGCCTGCGCCGTTCGACAATATTCTCCTGTCCTCCAATACATTCACCAACTACACGATTGGTGCAAACCTGCCGGGAGCCAGTGGTGCATTGCTGTTTGACGAAAACACGTTCTCCGGTCTGGCAGGAGTTTCTACAGACGGTCTGATGGTTACGACGACTGTGGGTTCCACGTCGGATCTGCGGGTACGGGAAAATACGGCCACAAACAATTCGAGTGCCGGGCTCTATGTCAGGGCTGGCGCCGGAAGTACGATCAATGCAGACAATCCTCTGGGATTTGGTCTGCTGCCACCCGATCCTGCAGCGCCTCCGGGCCCCGGAGGTCTTCCAGTGCCGGTCTTTGGACCTGGTGCTGTTGAAGCCACCGGAATCGTTGACAATCAGGTTTCTGCAGGTGGGGACGGAATCGTCGTGATTGCAGATGCGGGTGCTACGATTGATGTTGTGGTTGAAGGAAACACGTCCACTGACAATACATTCAACGGCTTCATCGGACGTGCTGACGGAGGGACGATTGAGCTGGTCAGCATGAGAGAAAACACGTTTAGCTCAAACCTGGAAACCGGAGCCTTACTGAATTTCCTCAACGGTGGCACGATCACGTCGCTGACCGAGGACGTGAATGGTGACGGAATTCTTAATCCGTCGGAGGACACCAACGGTAACGGAATATTAGATCCTGCTGAGGACATCAACGGTAACGGAATACTTGATCCTGGTGAAGATACCAACGGCAACGGTGTTCTTGATCCCGCCGAAGACCTGGACGGTGACGGGTTCATCGCGGCAGCTGAAGATATCAACGGCAACGGTCTGCTCGATCAGGGCATCGTCATGAATACCATGAATGACAACGGAGTTGTCGGTTTGTGCCTGTTCGGTGAAGACGCCAGCACCGGTGACTTTGATATTGGAGGGCCTTTTGCAGGGCTGGGCAATACGTTCAGCGGCAATGCCGGAGCCGGAATTGGTGTCGATCTTCAGGACAGTTCAACGGCCGGAATCGATGCGTTGTTCAATACAATTACGGGCGGTGGTTCAGGACCAGCCAGCCTGACCATTGTTCTTGACTTCATCGACCCGGGGCAGGGAAGTGTTGTCGACGCCCTTGGTCGCACTGTGAACCCGTTCGATGTGACAGCCTATGGTTTTGCAGCGGCTGACTTTGACACTGTCACAAACGCAATTCTGAATACTGTTCAAAACCATTACAGCTCAATTCCAACGGTTGGTACTGATAACCGAAGTCCTATTCCGGATGGATTCGGTCTGGATATTGACTTTGTAATCGGGGACGCCGGTGTTGCTCCGTCGAATGGCGCGACAGAGTATTACGCAGTAACGATCGGAGACAGCGCTCAGGATCTTGGCGGCCTGGCAGGTCAGGCTGCCGATATTGGAAACATTCGCAATGCGGCGGGACAGGGACCGGGGCAGGGACTTGGTGGCGTTGCCCAGGGGATTGGTCAGTCTGCCGCGGCAGTCTACACAAACGCCATCAATTCGTTTTCTCCGCTGCTGACTCCGCCTGATGCGTTTAACGATCCAACGGCAGTCATTCTGGATGGTGAACTGTCGGGATATGCGGTAAATGCACTGACCTCCGGAGATCTTACATTCACACGTCGCGCCATCGGACTGGTCACGTCACACGAACTGGGACATACACTGTCCCTGCGGCATATACTGGCATCGAGTGCTGTTACTCCGACCGGTGCAGCTCCACTCATGGCAACTCCGGCGTTCGACCTCCCAGTGCAGTCACTTTTGGAAGTGAGTGAGTTCGCGTTCTCCGGAACAAATCCCGGAGAGATCCCCGGTGAGGCGCCGTTTACACAGAACACTATAGAGCAGCTGGCAAATGCCGTCGGCCTTCGAGCGGCCGGTGGCCCACAGGCGAACGGTATCACCATCGTTGCCAATGATTCTGCTCGCCTTCGCCCGTCGACCTTTATTGAAAACACCATCAGCGGTGCGTCGAACCGTGGCCTGAATATCGAAATGAATGATACGGCTGTGGCCGAAGATGTCACGATTCAGGGCAACGACATCATAGGAAATGGGATCGGTGTCCGACTGGCGGCCAACGGTCCTGGCGCCATTATCAATGCCGACAACACTGTTGGTGGAACGGGCATGAACCTGCTGGGCGGAAGTATGTTTGCTCAGGGCAACACCATCACGAACGGCACAGGCGACGGGTTCCAGGCTGCTGTGGCGGATGGGGGCACCGTTGTGGGCAATCTGCTGAACAACAATATCAGTACCAACGGCGGGAACGGTGCTTCGTTCCTGATCGAACGTGGCGGGACGATCGACTTTGGCACAACAGCTGATCGCATTATTGCCGGAAATACAATTGACCAGAATGCTGGTCACGGAATCTTTGCAAACAGTAATGTGGACGAGACTGTGCCCAACACCGGGCAGGCCATGGATCTTGTGATTCAGGGCAACTCGATTACGGGTAACCAGACGGGCGGGATTTTTGCGGAACTCAGCGGATTCAACAATATTCCGCCGGGACCTCCTGCAGCAGGATTTGAGGAGAACAATGTTCTGAATCTCACCATTGGTCAGACGACCGCACCATTTGGAACACCCGTCACCGACGAATCCAACACGATTACCGGTAACGGAGGTGTCGGGGTTGGTCTGGTTGTTGGAGGAACCGGCCTGGCGAATGTCAGTGTTGTCCAGAATATCATTACCGGCACGACGACCGGCTCGGATCCGCTGTTTACTGGAGACGGCATCAAATTCATTCGTCGAGACAGCTCTCTGCTGCTGGCAGATATCTTAAACAATACGGTGACCGGAAATGCCGACGACGGGATGGACGTTGATACTCAGGGGACCAACAGAACCAATGTCAATCAGCCCCAGTCCGGTACGATCAACTCTGTGACATGGGACAACAATATCTTTGACAACAACGGTAACAACGGAGTGGCATTCCGTACTCGCGGTGACTCACAGTTGAACGCGAACGGCAGCAGTAACTTTGTTCGCAACAACGCTGCACAGGGTATCGATATTGAAACCTCAGAGAATTCTTCATTCGGAGACCCCTCAGTTGCGTTGGGTCAGGTTGTCTTTGACGGCATCACAGCAACTAACAACGGTGGCGACGGACTGCGGGCCACGGCAACTGAAGATTCCGATATTCTGTTTGAAGTGACCAGTACCCTGGTTCCAACATCCTCTGGCGCTCATGCGGCTCTGAACACCAACGGCGACTCTAACTATTCGAACAACGGGGCCAACGGTATCCACGTCGATGCTTCTGGTAGTTCCACTGTGGATGTTGTTATTACCGCTGATACGGGCAATACCTTCATTCAGGACAACGGAACCAATGGTGTCTTGATTTCTGCTTCCGGGTCAGCGACAGGCGACGTCAACGTCATGAATTCTGTGATCACAGGTTCGGTCGCTGGTGCATCAGAAAGTAGCGATGTGAATGGAAATGACGATATCGATGTGACCGACGGCGACGGAATCGCTTACAACGCGACTGATGCTTCCAGCGTTGATCTTGTCGTCGGCGGAGCACCCGGTGAGGGCAACAGGATTCAGAACAACGGCGACGATGGCATTGCGATTTCGCTTGAAGGTATAGCAGCACCTGAGATCACGATTTCCTACAACCAGATTGGTGGTGAGGACGCTGGTGTCCAGGCAGGAAATCAGGGTGATGGAATCAGCATGAACATCCGTGGTGGATATAACGAAAACGGGGAACTGACGTTTACGCCACCGCCGGGGGAACCTGTGACCACGGGTGGACTGAACTTTGCCGATCTGGATGACACTGGTGGAGCTGGTGTGGGAGAGATTCCCGGCAATTTCACCGGTGGTCCTAATCCGGTTATCAACGTGGCTGACAATATGATTACCAGGAACATCCGCAACGGAGTCAATATTCGGCTCAATGGTTTCAACGGTAGGACAAACCTGCGTCCGGATCCGATTGTCGGTAATGAAGATCGCATTAATCAGATTGCATTGACCGACAACATCATCAGCTCAAATGGTGAGCACGGAGTAATCATTCGAACAGATACGGACATGAACCAAAACAGATTCGTTTACCTGGAGCCGATCGTCGTACCACCGGTACCACCAGCGACCGATCCGACTCTTGAGGACAATACTGACTTGAGTCCTGCCAACGTGCTGGCAAATATTCTTGCGAATCCTTTCTCAGCCGTCGATGCGGACGAACTTTTCTCCGGCAGCTATCTGAACCTGCAAACAGTGCAAAATACCCTGTTGACGGTTACCGACAATACCATCCAGAACAATGGTACGAATACCGTCCTCGGTACCGGGCTGCACATTCTTGTGGGAACAGGATCCTACCTGGGTGCTGATGTTCGGGATAACACCTTTGGTGGCAACCTTGATGCGGATCTGTTCACCAACTCGTTCCGGTCAACGGAAGAGGAACCGTTTGCCTCAATCGACAATGAAGGTGGCGGAACCTTTCCCGATGCTATTGAGTACGATGTTGTCTTCCTGGACGACGGAGCCCTGTTGGACATGCGATTCACAGACAACGTTGGCGACCAGGTTAACCTGAATACGGTCGGTGCACTGTACGCGTCGGATGCAGAGAAGGGCGGGCCACGCTCTGCTGAGCTCTTCAAGATCGATGGTTATAATATTGCCGATCCCACTACCGGTGATCTGGCGACCAACACCTTTGTCGAGTTGGGTGTGAATCAAGACATTCCAGCGCTCTTTGGCGTGTTCCAAATTCTAAATGATCAGACCGAACCTTTGTGGCCGGAAGATCCGTTTGGAGATGCTGACTGA
- a CDS encoding tetratricopeptide repeat protein has protein sequence MRCSLAPFAICFVGFVVLSAVTGCRSMNGYVMNSSGQAFYEKGNYAMAAAEFEKAVASAPHNRDYTANLAKTRYKMGDVSGAELVYRRNLATSPDHQPSWHGLAELMVAHGRGEEATSMLSHWATTHPHVAEPHLELAWLHRQLGQQEAAAQSLQQALQVNPGHPQALAHLGQYYQDSGQTDQAIAMYQQSLQADWNQPQVHSKLSSVVASAGPGHPVNAVAMARGAGPQGFQPDLANRSVPPFQMARPMSPYGQPAVPRTQFPEPHLARAPFGPGPHFNHPQFGQQPGPAGPQFGQLPVAPAQQNGRPPAGVNPAGLVSASHSSPMGMGFGLPMAAAVSLKPIPSQHPVATPPSLPMQDPVPDLSFGQTPGESVPMTSISSQPLLIQDETGALPEMEAF, from the coding sequence ATGCGCTGCAGTCTCGCCCCATTTGCGATCTGTTTCGTCGGTTTCGTGGTTCTGAGTGCCGTTACGGGCTGTCGTTCCATGAACGGCTACGTGATGAATTCATCGGGGCAGGCCTTCTACGAAAAGGGCAATTACGCAATGGCAGCGGCTGAATTCGAAAAAGCGGTTGCCAGTGCTCCACACAATCGGGACTACACCGCAAATTTGGCCAAAACCCGATACAAAATGGGCGACGTGTCCGGGGCCGAGCTTGTGTATCGGCGCAATCTGGCCACGTCTCCCGATCACCAGCCTTCCTGGCATGGTCTGGCTGAACTGATGGTTGCCCACGGGCGCGGTGAGGAAGCAACCTCCATGCTGTCTCACTGGGCGACGACTCATCCACATGTCGCTGAACCACATCTGGAATTGGCCTGGCTGCACAGACAGCTTGGTCAGCAGGAAGCCGCTGCGCAGTCTTTGCAGCAGGCACTTCAGGTGAATCCCGGACATCCTCAGGCGCTGGCACACCTTGGGCAGTATTATCAGGACAGTGGACAAACGGATCAGGCCATTGCCATGTATCAGCAGTCCCTGCAGGCCGACTGGAATCAGCCTCAGGTTCATTCAAAACTTTCGAGTGTTGTGGCCAGTGCCGGTCCCGGGCACCCGGTGAATGCTGTCGCTATGGCACGTGGTGCGGGGCCTCAGGGATTTCAACCTGATTTGGCAAATCGTTCAGTACCACCTTTCCAAATGGCCCGTCCCATGTCTCCGTATGGTCAGCCAGCTGTTCCTCGTACTCAATTCCCTGAGCCACATCTGGCTCGGGCACCGTTTGGTCCTGGTCCGCACTTCAATCATCCACAGTTCGGGCAGCAGCCTGGTCCGGCGGGACCACAGTTCGGGCAGTTGCCTGTTGCCCCGGCACAACAAAACGGCCGTCCGCCAGCCGGAGTGAATCCAGCTGGATTGGTTTCTGCGTCTCATTCCAGCCCGATGGGGATGGGTTTTGGATTACCTATGGCAGCAGCCGTTTCCCTGAAACCAATTCCCTCACAACATCCCGTCGCCACGCCGCCATCACTGCCGATGCAGGACCCCGTTCCTGACCTGTCGTTCGGTCAGACCCCCGGTGAGTCGGTGCCGATGACATCCATTTCGTCTCAACCGCTGTTAATTCAGGACGAAACAGGAGCTCTTCCGGAAATGGAAGCATTTTGA
- a CDS encoding error-prone DNA polymerase has translation MPDQPTPRRQPTRPSKGKPNKSCYAELHCRTNFSFLEGASHPDELVNRAAELGLTALAITDRNSVAGVVRAHVAAKEAGLKLIIGAEITPNEGPPVVLLAGNHDAYRKLSTLITHGRRQTAKGDCQLTFDDVHRHADGLLACVPLRHCFADGHCLTDGHSLADSHSVWPDRYRECFGDRCYALAELHRGPDDRRQLDRTRQLAKRAHLPLVASNDVYYHIPDRQPLQDVLTAIRHGCTVAELRNRCFPNAERHLKSAAEMQQLFATVPEAVLRTREIADRCSFSLDELRYEYPEELCPDGRAPSDYLEQLTWNGARERYPNGIPCHVGDQISHELQLIRKLKYETYFLTVWDLVRFARGRGILCQGRGSAANSAVCYCLGVTAVDPDRFETLFERFISQERNEPPDIDIDFEHERREEVIQYVYGKYGRDRAAMTAEVITYRARSAVRDVGKALGFSTDRISRLSGLCDRTVPSESSTEWIREAGLDPGTRGSRQFLHLVEAIQHFPRHLSQHVGGLIFTRGRLSELVPIENASMPDRTVVQWDKQDLDALGILKVDCLSLGMLTAIRKCFDLIHGFESAQTTDSRPLTLATIPAEDPAVYRMIQRADTIGVFQIESRAQMSMLPRLRPRCFYDLVIEIAIVRPGPIQGNMVHPYLKRRQGLEAETYPDERIRSVLKRTLGVPIFQEQVMKLAVVAAGFTPGEADELRRAMGAWRRQGIIDQFHRKFINGMIGNGYDLEFAERVFDQIRGFGEYGFPESHSASFALLAYASSWLRCYHPAAFTAALLNSQPMGFYAPSQLVLDARRHGVEVRPVDVCYSQWNCTLEQTRTSKPALRLGFCMVAGLRRSVAESIVRIRNLQTYESFDDFRTRTRLDSSVLSRLSQADSFRSLNLSRRPALWKSLPDLRGQPLFDDQQQEETPASLPGMSNMAEILADYRTTGLSLKGHPLGSIRPKLRQFGVIPASSLKHRPPHRRVHVAGIVLVRQHPGSAHGVTFVTLEDETGTTNLLIHPNVWNHFRTIARTASVLLARGILQKESGVIHVIVDYLEDLSATVKGGQYRSRDFQ, from the coding sequence ATGCCCGATCAACCAACTCCCCGACGCCAACCCACCCGGCCTTCAAAAGGCAAACCAAACAAAAGCTGTTATGCAGAACTGCACTGTCGCACAAATTTTTCGTTTCTGGAGGGAGCTTCGCATCCCGATGAACTGGTCAATCGAGCTGCGGAACTCGGACTGACGGCTCTGGCAATTACGGATCGCAATAGTGTGGCCGGAGTTGTTCGCGCTCATGTTGCCGCAAAAGAAGCAGGATTGAAACTGATTATCGGTGCCGAAATCACCCCGAATGAGGGGCCTCCGGTGGTCCTGCTGGCCGGCAATCACGACGCCTACAGGAAACTTTCCACCCTCATCACACATGGCCGCCGGCAGACCGCCAAAGGTGATTGCCAACTCACCTTTGATGACGTCCATCGGCATGCCGATGGACTTCTGGCCTGCGTTCCACTCCGGCACTGTTTTGCTGATGGTCACTGTCTTACTGATGGTCACAGCCTTGCTGACAGCCACAGCGTCTGGCCGGATCGATACCGGGAGTGCTTCGGTGACCGCTGTTATGCACTGGCGGAACTGCATCGAGGTCCTGACGACAGACGACAGCTTGATCGCACAAGACAACTCGCAAAAAGGGCACACCTGCCTCTGGTTGCTTCGAACGATGTGTACTATCACATCCCCGACCGGCAGCCGTTGCAGGATGTGCTGACAGCAATCCGACACGGCTGTACGGTCGCAGAGCTGAGGAATCGCTGTTTCCCCAATGCGGAACGTCACCTCAAATCAGCTGCGGAAATGCAGCAGTTGTTTGCCACCGTGCCCGAAGCAGTCCTGCGGACACGTGAGATCGCTGATCGCTGTTCGTTCTCTCTGGATGAACTGCGTTACGAATATCCTGAAGAACTCTGCCCCGACGGCCGTGCCCCCAGTGACTATCTGGAGCAACTGACATGGAACGGAGCCCGTGAACGCTATCCGAACGGGATTCCCTGCCATGTCGGTGATCAGATCAGCCACGAACTGCAACTTATCCGGAAACTGAAATACGAAACATATTTCCTCACCGTATGGGATCTCGTCCGATTTGCCCGCGGCCGAGGAATCCTCTGCCAGGGACGAGGTTCGGCCGCGAACTCCGCAGTCTGCTACTGTCTGGGTGTGACCGCCGTTGACCCGGATCGATTTGAAACACTGTTCGAACGATTCATCAGCCAGGAACGCAACGAACCACCCGACATCGACATCGATTTTGAACACGAACGCCGTGAAGAAGTCATCCAGTACGTTTACGGCAAATACGGTCGGGACCGGGCGGCCATGACAGCCGAGGTGATCACCTACCGAGCACGTTCTGCAGTACGCGATGTCGGGAAAGCTCTGGGGTTCTCCACCGACAGGATCAGCCGACTGTCCGGCCTGTGCGATCGCACGGTTCCATCCGAATCATCAACCGAATGGATTCGGGAAGCAGGCCTGGATCCCGGGACTCGTGGGTCACGTCAGTTTTTACACCTCGTCGAAGCCATTCAGCATTTTCCCCGACATCTGTCACAACACGTTGGCGGTCTGATTTTTACGCGTGGCAGACTCTCAGAACTGGTTCCGATCGAAAATGCGTCCATGCCGGACCGAACCGTCGTGCAGTGGGATAAACAGGATCTGGATGCGCTGGGGATTCTGAAAGTTGATTGTCTCTCACTGGGTATGCTGACAGCCATTCGTAAGTGCTTCGATCTGATTCATGGATTTGAATCCGCACAGACCACGGACAGCAGACCACTGACTCTGGCAACAATTCCGGCAGAAGACCCGGCTGTTTATCGAATGATTCAGCGAGCAGATACGATCGGAGTGTTCCAGATCGAAAGTCGGGCACAGATGAGTATGCTGCCTCGATTGCGACCACGCTGCTTCTACGATCTGGTCATCGAGATCGCCATCGTTCGTCCGGGACCGATTCAGGGAAACATGGTGCATCCCTATCTGAAACGCAGACAGGGACTTGAAGCCGAAACCTATCCGGATGAACGGATCCGATCTGTCCTGAAACGCACTCTGGGAGTGCCGATTTTCCAGGAGCAAGTCATGAAACTGGCGGTAGTGGCCGCCGGGTTCACTCCCGGTGAAGCCGACGAACTGCGTCGTGCTATGGGGGCCTGGCGGCGTCAGGGGATCATCGATCAGTTTCATCGCAAATTTATCAACGGCATGATCGGCAACGGGTACGATCTCGAATTCGCCGAACGCGTATTCGATCAGATTCGCGGCTTCGGGGAATATGGATTTCCGGAATCACATTCCGCAAGTTTCGCACTGCTGGCATACGCCAGCTCGTGGCTCAGGTGTTATCACCCGGCGGCCTTTACGGCAGCTCTGCTCAACAGTCAGCCCATGGGATTCTATGCACCGTCGCAACTCGTACTCGACGCACGGCGGCATGGTGTTGAAGTGCGTCCGGTCGATGTCTGCTACAGCCAGTGGAACTGTACACTCGAACAAACCCGAACTTCAAAACCAGCTCTTCGTCTCGGCTTCTGTATGGTGGCAGGCCTGCGCAGATCGGTTGCCGAATCTATCGTTCGAATTCGGAATCTGCAGACGTATGAATCATTCGACGATTTTCGTACCCGAACCAGACTGGATTCGTCTGTCCTGTCACGGCTTTCTCAGGCCGACAGCTTCCGCTCGTTGAATCTGTCCCGTCGACCGGCTCTCTGGAAATCTCTTCCGGATCTGCGTGGTCAGCCACTGTTTGATGATCAGCAGCAGGAGGAAACACCAGCCAGTCTGCCTGGGATGTCAAACATGGCTGAAATCCTTGCAGACTATCGAACGACCGGTCTGTCTCTGAAAGGTCACCCGCTGGGATCCATCCGGCCAAAACTCCGGCAGTTCGGTGTGATCCCCGCCTCTTCCCTGAAACACCGCCCACCGCACCGGCGTGTTCACGTAGCAGGAATCGTCCTTGTTCGACAGCACCCGGGTTCAGCTCACGGTGTTACATTTGTAACGCTTGAAGACGAAACCGGCACAACCAATCTCCTGATCCATCCCAACGTGTGGAACCACTTCCGTACAATCGCACGTACCGCCTCAGTCTTACTTGCACGAGGGATCCTGCAGAAGGAATCAGGAGTGATCCATGTGATTGTTGATTACCTGGAAGACCTGTCTGCGACAGTCAAAGGAGGACAATACCGTTCCAGAGATTTTCAGTGA